The following DNA comes from Amycolatopsis albispora.
CGCCGAACTCCCCGTCGAAGTGGGGCAGCAGGTCGAGCTGGGCACCGTGCTCGCGGTGGTGCAGGACAAGGAGTCTTGAGATGAGCATGAACTTCACCGAGCCGGAGGAGCGGATCGCCCTGCGCAAGGCGGTGCGTGAACTGGGCAAGAGCTACGGCCACGAGTACTACCTGGGCAAGGCGCGCTCGGGCGGCAAGACCAAGGAGCTGTGGGACGAGGCCGGGCGGCTCGGTTACCTCGGCGTGGCCGTGCCGGAGGAGTTCGGCGGTGGTGGCGCGGGCATCGGCGATCTCGCCGCGGTCTGCGAGGAACTGTGCGCCACCGGCACCCCGCTGCTGCTGATGGTGGTGTCCCCGGCGATCTGCGCCACGGTGATCGCGCGCTACGGCACCGAGGACCAGAAGAAGAAGTGGCTGCCCGGGTTCGCCACCGGGCAGGTGCGGATGGCCTTCGCCATCACCGAGCCCGACGCCGGGTCCAACTCGCACCGGATCACCACCACCGCGCAGCGCGACGGCGGTGGCTGGATCCTCAACGGCCGCAAGGTTTTCATCTCCGGCGTGGACGAGGCCGACGCGGTGCTGGTGGTCGGCCGCACCGAGGACGCCAAGACCGGCAAGCTCAAGCCCGCGTTGTTCATCGTGCCCACGGACACGCCGGGGTTCGAGTACCGCGAAATCGACATGGACCTGGTGTCCGCGGATAAGCAGTTCGGGCTGTTCCTGGACAACGTGAAGCTGCCCGGTGACGCGCTGGTCGGTGAGGAGGACGCGGCGATCGCGCAGCTGTTCGCCGGGCTCAACCCGGAACGCATCATGGGCGCGTCGTTCTCGCTCGGCATCGCCCGGTACGCGCTGGACAAGGGCGTGGCGTACGCGAAGGAGCGCCAGGTGTGGGGCACGCCGATCGGCACCCACCAGGGGCTCGCGCACCCGCTCGCCCAGGTGAAGATCGAGCTGGAGCTGGCC
Coding sequences within:
- a CDS encoding acyl-CoA dehydrogenase family protein, encoding MNFTEPEERIALRKAVRELGKSYGHEYYLGKARSGGKTKELWDEAGRLGYLGVAVPEEFGGGGAGIGDLAAVCEELCATGTPLLLMVVSPAICATVIARYGTEDQKKKWLPGFATGQVRMAFAITEPDAGSNSHRITTTAQRDGGGWILNGRKVFISGVDEADAVLVVGRTEDAKTGKLKPALFIVPTDTPGFEYREIDMDLVSADKQFGLFLDNVKLPGDALVGEEDAAIAQLFAGLNPERIMGASFSLGIARYALDKGVAYAKERQVWGTPIGTHQGLAHPLAQVKIELELAKLMTQKAATLYDAGDDFGAGEAANMAKYAGAEVAIRAVDQAVQTHGGNGLASEYGLGTLLAAVRLGRIAPVSREIVLNFVGQHSLGLPKSY